The genomic interval GATAGTGAGATCCTGTAATCATGATAATTCCGCCAGAAGAGTCCCGTTTATTTCCGGTGAGCGCTAATTTATGAAACCTAGGGTTCTGAAGATCTTTCTATATACGACCCTCCTTTCTCTCTTCTCCTTTTATTCCTGCTCGAGCTTAGAAAGAAAAATTTCATTCACGGAACAGTTTCTGGAAATAAAAGGAGTTGGAGCTTACGGAATCTTCGATCCTTCCGTAGTCATGGATCGCCAATCAAACAAAATTTACATGAGTTATTCGGCGGTTGACCCATCCTATCGATGGCCTGTCGAACATCCTCACGCGATTAGTACTCGTTTAGCATATTCCCTTGATAAAGGTCTAACATGGAACGATTCGGGCTTGGCGATAAACGAAGCCGAGGATGAAGAGGGTCAAAAATTGAGTTTAAAGCTATTCGGCCGATCGCCTAAGCCTATGACCTGGAACCAAGAAGTTTCATCCTTAATTTTTGACGCGAATGCGCCTCGATCGGAACGCTGGAAATTATTCTGGCATCGATATCCTTTAATCGACGGCGAAAGAAAATTCGAGTACGGTTGGATAGCTTTTAAACAAGCGGAATCCCCGGAACAATTAGCGAGCGCGAAAGAAATTAAATTATTTTCCGGAAAATACTATGATTCTGCTGCCGATCAATATCTCGGTACCCCTCAAGTTCAATTAAACCGAATCCATCCGGAGTTAAGCGACTGTGTGGCTTTTACGGAACCGTCCGCTTT from Leptospira fainei serovar Hurstbridge str. BUT 6 carries:
- a CDS encoding sialidase family protein; this encodes MKPRVLKIFLYTTLLSLFSFYSCSSLERKISFTEQFLEIKGVGAYGIFDPSVVMDRQSNKIYMSYSAVDPSYRWPVEHPHAISTRLAYSLDKGLTWNDSGLAINEAEDEEGQKLSLKLFGRSPKPMTWNQEVSSLIFDANAPRSERWKLFWHRYPLIDGERKFEYGWIAFKQAESPEQLASAKEIKLFSGKYYDSAADQYLGTPQVQLNRIHPELSDCVAFTEPSAFIKEKRLYLALSCADGNLPWNGRQILLNRQDGNWNYVGILLDNRRDSDGLQIAGNSFTGFSAPELIAVRDKTYLAVTPTTNGENPAYHGCIVFEIEDLDSAKILRESKFLKISKVVPGNSELHNGACSYLNVMSETGGFLLSQAYPESVKVFRIIRTEIKL